A region of the Bombyx mori chromosome 22, ASM3026992v2 genome:
GATCACATCAGGCTTATTTTTCCAAAACCATAGACAATAATTTTCCCATATTATGACTTTTAAGACTGATATGTTTTTatttgggattttatgacctgataactaaagcctttaagtcatgtcttataaattaaatttatattcttatttttatgaaaaatgataatatggactttttttatcgcccttgtaggcatacgagcatacggcccacctgatggtgagtggttaccgttgcccatagacttaagcaatgccaggggcagagccaagccgctgcttaccgcttgaGAACGccgtgaaatgaaatgaagatgattaaattgagacattaatcaactgggatgaaataaaattaaatgagacgagatgatatgggatgtcagtaaaatggtagtcatttactgagactttttcagtggactttttagaagatcccgagaagttacgttcagcggctttgtttaatttttccacatttgtgcactttcacaaatattaaacagttaataaaccaccgtttgAACCTGAAttgaaacctgaagaaacaataaatagataaaataaaacaaatcacacaacttcactccccgccttcccgccaaaaagtccaggcTAAAGTGccttattcacgatccatcttgctgtacgtcccgccaaggccatgcacgatgcacgatgcatttagcgctttattcacgatccatcacggctgtacgtcagctcaaggccgcaattaataataattatcgacgtACGTCAAGCCTATTCATGATCCTTTtgcatcgtgcatggccttggcgggacgtacagcaagatggatcgtgaataaggCGCTTAAATCGAACGAATTAAATGAgggttttaattaataataattatcgacgtacgtcaagcctattcatgatccttttgcatcgtgcatcgtgcatggccttggcgggacgtacagcaagatggaACGTGAATAAAGCGCTTTCTAGCGAGTGCCCCCACCACCGCGAGCGTCGTGCAGATAGACAGTGAATAACGCTGACGTACGTCAGAGCGGTCCTGCGTCGTGCGTGCTTGATCATGTATAGACTTGCTGTACAGCAAATTTAACATTTGTAGCTTGTTTCGAGAGGAGACTGCACGTCAAAATGAATCGTGAAACACTTTCAAGATTTATTGAAAGATATAAGTTCCACATGTTTGTGGAATGTTTCAAGCGCAGACTatatgaataaacaaaaaataataaacgtattacaattttttaggCCCATTTTAGGGGAAGCTGCAAGGATTGATAGCGtgcgtaaaaaaatatattaattatttgagtaTACTCTGcacgtttaaaaaaatcatccaaAACCTCTTGCTATTTTTTGCCTCTCTTCTGCTGCTGCTGACAACATCAGAAGGACTCCCATTTTTTGCGTTTTGATAAAACAGCtggcattttaaataaattaaaaccctcATTTAATTCGTTCGATTTATTCTGTTCGCGCTTGATACATCCAGCACCGCGGCCTTGAGCTGACGTACAGCCgtgatggatcgtgaataaagcgctaaatgcatcgtgcatcgtgcatggccttggcgggacgtacagcaagatggatcgtgaataaggCGCTTTAGACTATAATAATACCATAGACGAAGCACTTGATTGCTTAATATAAGTTAATTCACAATGGActttattcattcatttttaaGACTGTAAAAATTACGAAACATTTAGAAGTAGAAACTTATTTTCAACGAGGCTTTTTATCTTAATGAATCTCAGATATATAGAAAAATAGGCTAGACTGTTATGCTTTTGTCTAAAACTTCTGTGTgggaataaaaaacataaagttaaatgaataatattcttttagtgTTCAATCGGGTTTAAATGTAATGATAGATTTCTTAACTGCTTAGCATTGGTAAAAGTGCACAAGAGTGGGAAAATGGAACTAAGTCTCTGCACATGTAATGGTCTCTCAGTTTTTTGACAACTCCATAAATTTTCACGATTTTACTAAGACGTCATCTCATTTCTTCTATCgtatgatttgcaagcgaagtaaattgtcccttagaaataagatgatactctacaaaacttgcatacgccccgtcatgacctatgcaagtgtagtgttcgctcgcGCGGCCCGCATTATCTTAAGACCCCTCCAAATTcatcaatcccgtttttgcaggatagccgtcggagccccgtggttcgtcaggaacatcgacctgcatgacgacctggacctagagACCATCAGTAAGCATCTAGgtacagtcggcatcagtgcgccatttcgagaaagcggcacgacacgagaaccatctcatcgtggccgccagtaactacattcccgatcctgcggatcgAATGTAaagcagttgacgtcgcccaaaacgcgTCACTTCGGATCCTCCTAacccactaacgatgcttttaggtacctcaagcacctgtcatcgttctcgtcgaacccgtcgcttccgacaaagggctcggcgagtaaattaacccacagacacatcccactgagtttctcgccggatcttctcagtgggtcgcgattccgatctggcggtagattctgcgaacgcggctcttgctagggttcgtgttagcaacgtcgtcaggtttgagccccgtgagctcacctactagctcggcgaatcgaaaataacccctcgaggttactagaattagcagggaataaaaaaaactcatttcatTTCTTCTCATTTCCTCTGATCTGACCTAACAACCTTAAATTCTTCTTCTCATTTTTTTCAGCGTTAATACTTCGAGATGTGGGAAAATTCGAAGATTTTTATTGATTGCGATCATACTCACTATCGATCTGTTTTAAGTGCTTATTGAATccgataattattaattttttttaacctattctctggtagcttcgaggagctattccagcttcttTGGTTaggcaggtgagctcactgggtcGGGGCTCAGCCTAAGAGACTGCTATTAGAGATTGCTAAAACTAGgaactgaatctaccaccgaaggGCAGTCGCTCTAAGAAGATCTGGCATTATGAGAATAGTTAAATGTGCTGGGTTTGCCTAAAAACTCAGAGAGTGAATCGGAATGCTTTCGACATGACATGCGATAGCGAATGTGCGTTTTCCCGTCTTCTGGGTCCGGAATGTAATTTAAGACGGTCACGATAAGAGAATTAAGGTGCCATGCCGTATTACGTGAATGCTACCGGAGCCTTAGTGTCTCGCTTTGTCTTTGACACACCGATACAATATTTAATAAGGCCGAAAATCCGCTAAACATggcgcaccaaatgtcattgtcacgtcagttcagcCGTCTGtcttgggttgtacattatttaatgcctttgatatcgatttaatatgattgcttatataaaatttcttattttatcatgctaccccgcttaaaacatacaaaaataattattaaaacatattttatagggtctcaagaaagtcgatgccccaaaactattatctataattatatatttaaattcattatggagcactCATCCGATAAATCGGACCCCATTTTTCGgccggaatctattgatcatgacactaatcataaatacctcttaatAAAATGTGTcctcaaaaaatatttagatattaagtaattctgtttagatatttcgggaaaaaggttaccgacaaaatgataaaaatatatacaaaaatatactCGGTGACTGAGTTTTCAAacaacaactttataaaatcagtgtagcaacttttaaaaatcgtcatatcgctTAAgcacgaacttgtcttagatttcacacatctaaatcacatctttgcacataacaatatacttatttcctattaaagtataaattctacaaataattaatactcaacaatatttaaaataaaatgaaccaagaacgtttatcgataaaacctaataacattaaaatcttctgggcggtactaaaatcgccatttttaacggccaaatgacgtcacagtggcacgatttttttgttgacgtttcatttccataggtttcatacttcagtgactTAGACACGGTTTTTTAAGTGTCAATGATCCTCAAACCGCAATCAATGAATTACTGGTTTACGGTTGGATATAGGCAGGGATCTTGTACTATCCCATATGGGTTCACAAGATACCCCATCATTACATGAGCGttacatttacatttattacacgatgctaccTCAAGTATTACCGAACAACCAACGTACTTGTAAATAACGTAATTTTGAGCAAGAACGCcagtataaaatttaatcatattCACAACACTACACCACAATCGTTTATCTAAAGGTCAGCTTCATTCGTAACTATAAACTTTGAATTTGTAAACAATATGAATAATACTTTAACGATGTTATTACGTTATTCGAGCGTCAATCAAGTGACGAGAATGAATCATATCTTAATCAACCCTCAATTACAATTACTTAATGTTTACATTTGCCAGTTCACAATATTTATCGATGGTATTCGTTGTTGCATTTTTGTTACAAGCATCAGTTTACTTTTTTCGtttgcaaaattttttttttgaagataACGTCTTGAAATAATTGATGCGGAACAATACAGGTATCAAACTagaaaatagtaattttaagtTCATGAATCTTTCATGAATCCTTAAAACCactcttgttttttattgctgaagAGAGAAAATCAAGTCTGGAGTCATCTATTTACGCGTTTATGTATaacatatattgtttttttgataTCATGAACACAATACATTACAAGTAACACATACACTCAGAATAAATGCTTAGACATTGCATACAATTACATTTGTGTGAATTCGATTGCATGTTGTGGTGTTACAGGCGATTCGTTGTGGCATCCtgcaaaaaatcatttttacaaatattgtATATGAATCAATTAATAAAAGTTTAAGCCTGCAGTCGTTCCGTGTAAAACTGCCCATGGTGCCaggaaaaaaatctaaacaacATTTGCTCTCGCTAGCTTCGCCGAATAATTCTGAATAGTTAACAATATTGCTGGAAAAAGCAAGGTTGCATTGAAAGCGCTTCCTGGCACTTTCCagcttttctttattttataaaacttaaaacagTTTCAAGTGATACTGCAGTTCTTCCCAGGATAGAATGCATTCGATCACATATATCATTAACTTGTTGCGTGTAACGTGTAACTTTGTGTCCCgaagttatttgtttttattttattgcccttgtacacagacgagcatatggcctacCTGGTAATCAGTGGTCATCGTCGCTCACGAACTTAATCAATGCCGTGCACACTGCccacgtccttacagatccatcagatccaataacctttgtattagacgccttcagctctaacactaggggcaggcttagggacccaaGTAACCGTACTCGGCGAACTCGACAacgtcgacgtgcaacctaacccgtgcatcagctcgccgagtttctcgccggatcttctcagcgggtcgcaattccgatccggtaatagattcattcgcgaagcagttgctcttgaattattaggtctccttcggaggcgcttggacagctgttagcaaatcccactccttctggctgagcctttgctcacccacctgtcctggtgaaactggaaaggcctgcgggccaccagtaatccttcaatcattaaaaaaaaggacacAGCCAAATCGCTGCCAAAACCTGGATGTCGGAAAAGGCGATTCCTACATcgttaatgaataaattaacaacaagttcgtaaaatatttgttttattcatcatcataataataatacttaacagTAAGTGTATTATAACAACGGTCGAAGAAGaatttctattattttgttttgtatttttttgtttaacaataTAACATGGAATGTTACGGTTTTCAAGTAGGTAATTAAAGTGTAAATTTTACCAAATAGCTCAAAATTGTACatagtgattaaaaaaaaattacagtctATTAAGGTGTCTTTGGGCCATAAAAAGGTAAGGTTTCAACAAATTTCACGTaaaaagaattttttattttgcgtaagataaaaatataaaaccaaaaactgaattatttcaatttttcacaTAAATTTTGAGGTTATGTAAAAAAGTGTAATTATAAAAGTTGTAGGTCTCTTTATTACCTACaatttgtcatttaatttttttccataGGACTAGTAGTTTTTCCGGAAATCGAGATAAACCTTTTTTACCTTTAAAAACTCACCCCCTTACACTTCGACCTCAGATCGcccgtaaattattattactttcatTTTGGTTATATTTTCGTCCTTTTTTAACGGGTTTCAtcctaatataattttttttttgtttcaaaaattaTAGACGGTCACACTATTAAACATGTTTAGTCACATcaaatatcacatttttttacgtcatgtaattaaatttaatataaaaaatatacattataacAGTGTTAATAACTACACAATCATTAAATTATAGCGTTCTCTATGTCCATATTATAGTTATTACTTACACCTTCTTCTAATAACTGCAGAAGTTTTGCATACACAAGTTTCGGGGCATCTTTAGCCCACAGAAAATCAATATGGTTAAACTCTTTCAATGGCACAACATAATGTTCTATAGGATTTGATAACTGATCATATAAGTTTACTACGTCCGCGTCGCCAGCTAGCCAGTCATTTTGAGAGCTTAATAAAGCAATAGGCAGTGTCACTTTGTGCAGAGGATACTCAGGTGGAGTTTCGGTACCATACTCTTTATAGTTGCCTTCTGCTCCGTAATCAAATTGTTGAAATCGACCCTTGTTCCGTATTTCCTGTGCGTAATGAACAAGCGTCTTTGTTGATGCGCCGGCGGGAACGTGACCCAATATAATTGGCAGCAAAGAtctgttaaattgtttttcgtCGTGGCCGCATAACACAAACAGGGAGTTTTCACAGATCGCCTCTTCGAAATTATTAATCTCACAAGCCTTTTTCGATAACCAACGCAAAACGGCATTTTGAGGGAGAAATTCATTTGCACCcaaaagtttcattaaaaattcaatattgTTACTAAATTTTGCTAGTAAACGAATCGGACTTTTTATATCAGACATGTAGGCGACTGGCGCTAAAGCATAACCGGcccttaaaattttattatattgcgtTTTTGTGGAAAGTAGGGCGAACAATATAGTGGTGCCCATTGAATGACCAACATAGTTAACTTTGGCGTCCCATCCCTTTACATCCATTATGTAGTCGATAACAGCAGGTAGATCGTGTTGACTAACGTCGTGGAATGTAAAGTTCCAGAATGCGAATGAATCAGAGGGCCGTGAGACGTGAGCTCGAGAGTAAGTGTTACCTCGAACATTAGCCAGCCAAACGTCATATCCGGCGTCAGATAATATGTAGCCAAGGCCCTTTTCTGGTCCAGCTATGATCCAATCGGCCGAGCTACCGAGGAGTCCGTGATGAAGTAACACAGTCTTCCTGGGGATAATTCTGTTGGTGATTTTCTTCGGATAAGGTATTCTGTGCACAGTCAAAATGTATCCATCATCAGTAACCACTGTGTGCGACTCCGCTGAGTATCCATGAAGAGCTATCAGTTGTGGAGTGGTCATCAAAATCGATGGATCGTCGTCCGAACATTTGTACTCCAACTGATGAGAGGCGATCAcgtcaaataatttattgtcattttgttGGGCTTCCGAAAtgtattcattaaatttattttttattcttacttGCTTATCATCCCCAGAATACTCCGATTCATCTTTATTGTTAATTCCGAAGTACGACGTTATCTTATTTCGTACATTTTCTACGTAGAAATGTTTTATGCTGCGGCCCTTTTCTCGAACATAATTCGTTAATTGAGTTGTTTTGTTGGTGACAGTGCCCAAAACGTCAGGCAACCAAGAAACGTATCTACAATCGATAACTCCGAATTGTAGTAATACGAAAACTAATAATACACACTGCAATCTCATGATGTATGCTTGAGTATGACGATCGTGGCGCAACTGatctatttttgttttcaaatggcGCGTCTTAGGAACCGAGCGGGGTTCAGGGGGAGACGAATAGTTTCAATAAATTGAGCGAATTGTTTGTACAACACAGGCCCACTTTAATCATGTTTTGTAGTGATTCACCGCTTGTTTTTACAATcaacaataaaatgtatttgcaCGACTTAATTAAACTTATTTGCTATTAGTATGAGAACATTTGTGCAAATTGTCATTATCTAATTtagagtaaataaatatttaagttttcTGTTTTCTGTTTACATTactaataattacaaatttgaaATTGTATTAGTCAggtagatatattattatgtatttgctTAGCACATTAACACATTGACAAGACAATGTGTaacacaatatatatttttattaatatttgttaaataatgtGAATAATTATTCTTCGTGAGTTGGAGGCTAAACATTAAGattatcaaactttttttttatgttacaaaTCAGCACTTGTATTCATTTACGCcgaaagaaatttaaaaaattacctacCACTATTAATCGCCTAGTGATTAACTTTCGACCCTAATCATATCTCCCTCAAGACTTAGATTCATTATATGTAAATCTTATACTTACTTGGCTCGCGATTTCATCCGTATTAAATGTGCaattcacaaataatgaatCAGTTGGTTAAAGAGTCGCTTCGTAAATCCGAAAATTCTCAATTAGTGCATTAGATATCAAACCAGAGAAAATACCGttgtatttacgttgtatttGCGAGATGAGGGCTGCCGGCATCGCGGCATGACgaggagtgatgtcaaggagcaagcgcaagctgcgcaagacagggtcaagtggagacaact
Encoded here:
- the LOC101739402 gene encoding lipase 3-like precursor; this translates as MRLQCVLLVFVLLQFGVIDCRYVSWLPDVLGTVTNKTTQLTNYVREKGRSIKHFYVENVRNKITSYFGINNKDESEYSGDDKQVRIKNKFNEYISEAQQNDNKLFDVIASHQLEYKCSDDDPSILMTTPQLIALHGYSAESHTVVTDDGYILTVHRIPYPKKITNRIIPRKTVLLHHGLLGSSADWIIAGPEKGLGYILSDAGYDVWLANVRGNTYSRAHVSRPSDSFAFWNFTFHDVSQHDLPAVIDYIMDVKGWDAKVNYVGHSMGTTILFALLSTKTQYNKILRAGYALAPVAYMSDIKSPIRLLAKFSNNIEFLMKLLGANEFLPQNAVLRWLSKKACEINNFEEAICENSLFVLCGHDEKQFNRSLLPIILGHVPAGASTKTLVHYAQEIRNKGRFQQFDYGAEGNYKEYGTETPPEYPLHKVTLPIALLSSQNDWLAGDADVVNLYDQLSNPIEHYVVPLKEFNHIDFLWAKDAPKLVYAKLLQLLEEGVSNNYNMDIENAII